The sequence below is a genomic window from Actinokineospora baliensis.
GGACGAGTTCTCCGGCAAGCTGTCCGCCCCCGCGCACCTGCCGCAGGAGCAGGCGCAGGTCAAGGGGCACATCCCGACCGCGATCAACGTGCCGTGGAGCAAGGCGGCCAACGAGGACGGCACCTTCAAGTCCAACGACGAGCTGCGCGAGCTCTACAAGGAGGCCGGTCTCGACGAGGGCAAGGCAACCATCGCCTACTGCCGCATCGGCGAGCGCTCCTCGCACACCTGGTTCGCCCTGCACGAGCTGCTCGGCTACTCGGACGTGAAGAACTACGACGGGTCGTGGACCGAGTACGGCTCCCTGGTCGGCGTGCCGGTCGAGGTCGGCGCCTAAGCAACCCCCAGGCAGGCCACCCCTGCCGACGAAAGGACAGTCATGAGCTCTTGTGGAGCACCGGAGCAGGGAACCGCACTGCCCGCGAACATCGACGCGGGCAAGGAGGTCGTGCTCAACGGCAAGGTGACCAGCGGCGGCACCCCGGTCGGCGGCGCGTTCGTGCGGCTGCTCGACGCCGGCGGCGAGTTCACCGCCGAGGTCGTGTCCTCGTCCGAAGGCGACTTCAGGTTCTTCGCCGCACCCGGCGACTGGACCGTGCGCGCGCTGCACCGCAGCGGCAACGGCGAGGCCACGGTCAGCGCCGAGGGCCCCGGGCTGCACGAGGTGGCCGTCTCGGTCGGCTAGGCGTGAGGCGTTGACCAGGGGCCCCGGGTGATCTTCCCGGGGCCCCTGGTCGTGCGAGCAGCGCCACGCGTGCGCGGCGGGCCCGGGCGGTATCCTCCAGCTGTGGAAATCTTCTTCACCTCGCTGCTGGTCCTCGTGGGCCTGTTGACCACCTGGTTCGCCGGGTACGTCGTCTACCGCCTCTACGCCGACCAGCGCTGATGCCCGCGGACGCCACCGGTCCGGTCCCCGGCAGCGGCGACGCGGCGATCCAGGCCGCGGAGAAGCGGGCCGAGGTCACCGGGCACCGCAACCTGCCGCAGTTCGACGACCTGCCGATCCCGGCCGACACGGCGAACCTGCGCGAGGGTCCCGCGCTGCACGACGACCTGCTGTCGCTGCTCCCGCTGGTCGGGGTGTGGCGCGGCGAGGGCGAGGTGGTCTACCCGACCATCGGGGGTCCGTTCAAGTACGGCCAGCAGCTGACCTTCGCCCACGACGGCCGCCCGTTCCTGCACTACGAGGCCAGGGCCTGGCTGCTCGACGACGAGGGCAAGGTCATCCGGCCCGCCGCGCGGGAGACCGGTTTCTGGCGCCCGCAGGCCGATGACACGATCGAGGTGCTGCTGGTGCACGCCACCGGCATCTCGGAGATCTACTACGGCTCGCCGCGCACCCAGACGTCCTGGGAGCTCGACACCGACATCGTTGTGCGCACCTCTTCGGCGAAGGAGGTCACGCAGGCGAAGCGGCTCTACGGCCTGGTCAACGGCGGCGACCTGGCCTACGTGGAGGAGCGCGCGATGGTCGGGCAGGAGCTGCAGCCGCACACCTCGGCATACCTACGCCGCGTCGTCGGCTAACCCCCGCATGCGACTGCGGCGGTGTGGCGTCGACGCTGTGCTGGTCGAGGTCGAGTCTCTTGGCGAGGTCGCCGCAGCGCGGGCAGCGCTGGCGGGATTGCCTGGACTCATAGAGCTGGTACCCGCCGCCCGCACGGTTCTCGCGTCGTTCGAACCCGGGTCGGCGGGGCTGCGGCAGGTCCAAGAGGTACTGGACCGAGCTGATCTGTCCTCGCCGCCCGCGGCTGGTTCCGCCGAGGTAGTGCTACCTGTGGTCTATGAGGGCTTGGACATAGAGCTGGTTGCCGAGACCGCGGGCTTGAGCGTCGAAGAGGCGGTCGCCCTGCACTCCGGTGCTGTCTACACGGTCGCGTTCTGCGGCTTTGCCCCCGGCTTCGCGTACCTGACGGGGCTACCCGAGCCGTTGTGCCAACCGCGGCTGGAGACCCCCCGCACGCGGGTGCCAGCCGGGTCGGTTGGCGTCGCTGGCGAGTTCACCGGCATCTACCCGCGGGCGTCCCCTGGCGGATGGCGCTTGGTGGCGCGGCTCGCCGATGACGCAGCCGCGCTGTTCGACGCTACTCGCGAACCTGCCGCGTTGCTCTCACCTGGCGACCGGGTCAGGTTCGAGGTGGCTTCATGACCCGGACTCTTACCGTGGTCGCTACAGGACCTCTCGCGCTCATAGAAGACCTTGGCCGCCCCGGCAACGCGCACTTGGGGGTCCCGCCCTCGGGCGCATTGGACCGACCGTCCTTGCGGCTGGCCAACAGGCTCGTAGGCAATCCAGAAGACGCTGCGGGCATCGAGTGTGTCCTAGGTGGACTTGCCGTCCGCGCTAGCGCCTCTTGCACCATCGCGGTGACAGGGCCGAGCGTGCCGGTAGAGGTTGCTGACCGGGTTGTCGACTCGCACGCCCCGATTCATGTGCGCGCGGACGAGGTTGTCCGGCTGGGCTCGCCGCACGCGGGTGTACGCAACTACTTGGCTGTGTCCGGTGGGATCGTGGCTGCGCCACAGCTGGGCTCGCGTTCAACGGATGTGTTGTCAGGCATAGGCCCCGCGCCTCTGGCCGTCGGGAATGTGCTGCCTATAGGCGATCCGGTAGGGCTACCAACCGGAGAAGACGCAGTACCGCCGCCGAGCCCTAGGGACTACCTGACGATCCCCGTGATCTTGGGCCCACGCGACGAGTGGTTCGCCAACGCGGGATCCCAGTTGGCAGCAGCAGTGTGGTCGGTATCCCCGGAGAGCAACCGCGTCGGTCTGCGCCTCCTGGGTGACCCTCTGCGCCGCGCCCCGGAGTTCGAAGGCCAGGAACTGACCAGCGAAGGTGTGCTGACCGGCGCGGTGCAGGTACCCGCCAACGGCCGCCCGGTGATCTTCCTGGCCGACCATCCCACAACCGGCGGCTACCCGGTCATCGGCGTCGTGCCCGCCGCGCACCTCGCGGAGTTGGCGCAGGCCCGCCCGGGGACGCGGGTCAGGCTGCGCGGCTGACGTCAGATCTTGGCGAGCAGGTACTTGGTGGTGGACCCACCCATCGCGCACGAAGTGTCGTACTTGGTGGCCGTGTAGGTGAACCCGGCCGGGACCGTACAGGCCCACAGACCGGTCACCGGGGTCGCGATGTAAAACAGCGGCTCGCACCCCTGGTCGGCCCGGGCCATCGTGTAGGTGGTCCCCGCGGGCACCCGCCTGCACGACCAGTACTGACCATCCGCTTGCGCCGCGGGCGCCAGCGTGGCCACCGCCGCTGCCGCGAGCACCGCCGCAGCAGCACCGCCGCCGAGTCGTCCCAGCTTCATGTGTCCGCCTTCCACTGTGGTGAGTGGACCCCTGACCAGGGCCCGGTACAGCACAGCAGTTCGGCCCGGCCCGATCATCTACCAATTGGTTGAACCAATTTGGCGTTCGGTGGGACCCCCGGCCAACCGGACGAGCCCACTCGTCGCGGACCATCGGCCGATCAGGGCAAGGATCAGTACTCCGCCTCGTAGAGGGCGGTGAGCTCGGCGGCGATCTCCGCCGAGTGCTCCAGAGCGACCCCGTTGAGCGTGTGCACCCTGGTGACCTTGCGGACGCTGGAGACGACGAACAGCCCGTCCGCCGCCGCCAGCTCGTCGGCGCCGATCGGTTCGACCTTGGTGGACCAGCCCGCCCGTTCGGCCGCCCGGAACAGCGCGCCCTGGGTGGTGCCGGGCAGCACTCCGCTCGTCGGTGGCGGCGTGCGCAGCGTGCGGCCCGCGCGCAGGACCACAGTCGAGGTGGGGCCCTCCAAGACCGATCCGTCCGCCGCCGTGAAGATGACCTCGTCCACGCCCAGTGCCTCGGCGTGGCGCATGGCGGCCATGTTGGTCGCGTATGACAGCGTCTTCGCGCCGAGCAGCAGCCACGGCGCCCGCTCGACGAGCGCCGGGTCGAACCCGCGCTCCAGGGTGATCGCGGTGACCCCGGTCGCGCGGTTGCGGACCGAACGACCGCCGATCGCGAGCCCGATGGCGTAGCCCGTCGGGCCGCTGTCGCCGTACTCGGGGCCCCGGGTGTAGACGAGTTTGACGGCCATCTCGCCCGGGTCGGGCCAGGCGCCGATGACCGTCCAGGTGAGCCGCTCCCAGGCGTCGAGGTCGGGTCGGGGCAGGTCGAGCATGGCAGCCGACCTGGCCAGCCGCTCCAGGTGCGGGCCGAGCTCGCGGGGTTTCCCGTCGACCACCAGCACGGTCTCGAACACCCCGTCGCCCCTGGTCAGCCCGAGGTCGTCGACCCTGATGTGCGGGGTGTCCGGGTCGGCAAGGGTTCCGTCGAGCATCGCGAGCACGCGCATGCGCCGAACCCTACGCGCGGGCAGGCCCTACCATCGAACGAGTGGAGACCGCCCACCCGCTCGAGGAGCGCCGCGCGCAGCTGCGGGCAACCCTGCACGAGCGCGGCATGCGGATGACCCCGCAGCGCCAGCTAGTGCTCGACGCGCTGCTGGTGCTCGAGCACGCGACCCCCGAGCAGGTCTGCCACCACGTGCAGCGCACCACCCCCACGGTCAACATCACGACCATCTACCGCACGCTGGAGCTGCTGGAGGGCCTCGCGCTGGTCCGGCACACCCACCTCGGGCACGGCGCGCCGACCTACTCGGTGCACGAGCACCAGCACGTCCACCTGGTCTGCCACCGCTGCGGCCAGGTCGTGGAGTCGCCGAAAGCGGTCATGGACGAGCTGTGCGGAACACTGCGCGCCGCCCACGGGTTCGAGTTGGATGCCAGCCACCTCGCGCTGTCCGGAACGTGCCA
It includes:
- a CDS encoding Fur family transcriptional regulator; the encoded protein is METAHPLEERRAQLRATLHERGMRMTPQRQLVLDALLVLEHATPEQVCHHVQRTTPTVNITTIYRTLELLEGLALVRHTHLGHGAPTYSVHEHQHVHLVCHRCGQVVESPKAVMDELCGTLRAAHGFELDASHLALSGTCQTCSQETP
- a CDS encoding 5-oxoprolinase subunit B family protein, giving the protein MRLRRCGVDAVLVEVESLGEVAAARAALAGLPGLIELVPAARTVLASFEPGSAGLRQVQEVLDRADLSSPPAAGSAEVVLPVVYEGLDIELVAETAGLSVEEAVALHSGAVYTVAFCGFAPGFAYLTGLPEPLCQPRLETPRTRVPAGSVGVAGEFTGIYPRASPGGWRLVARLADDAAALFDATREPAALLSPGDRVRFEVAS
- a CDS encoding FABP family protein, encoding MPADATGPVPGSGDAAIQAAEKRAEVTGHRNLPQFDDLPIPADTANLREGPALHDDLLSLLPLVGVWRGEGEVVYPTIGGPFKYGQQLTFAHDGRPFLHYEARAWLLDDEGKVIRPAARETGFWRPQADDTIEVLLVHATGISEIYYGSPRTQTSWELDTDIVVRTSSAKEVTQAKRLYGLVNGGDLAYVEERAMVGQELQPHTSAYLRRVVG
- a CDS encoding DUF1416 domain-containing protein; the encoded protein is MSSCGAPEQGTALPANIDAGKEVVLNGKVTSGGTPVGGAFVRLLDAGGEFTAEVVSSSEGDFRFFAAPGDWTVRALHRSGNGEATVSAEGPGLHEVAVSVG
- a CDS encoding aminodeoxychorismate lyase, coding for MRVLAMLDGTLADPDTPHIRVDDLGLTRGDGVFETVLVVDGKPRELGPHLERLARSAAMLDLPRPDLDAWERLTWTVIGAWPDPGEMAVKLVYTRGPEYGDSGPTGYAIGLAIGGRSVRNRATGVTAITLERGFDPALVERAPWLLLGAKTLSYATNMAAMRHAEALGVDEVIFTAADGSVLEGPTSTVVLRAGRTLRTPPPTSGVLPGTTQGALFRAAERAGWSTKVEPIGADELAAADGLFVVSSVRKVTRVHTLNGVALEHSAEIAAELTALYEAEY
- a CDS encoding biotin-dependent carboxyltransferase family protein, producing MTRTLTVVATGPLALIEDLGRPGNAHLGVPPSGALDRPSLRLANRLVGNPEDAAGIECVLGGLAVRASASCTIAVTGPSVPVEVADRVVDSHAPIHVRADEVVRLGSPHAGVRNYLAVSGGIVAAPQLGSRSTDVLSGIGPAPLAVGNVLPIGDPVGLPTGEDAVPPPSPRDYLTIPVILGPRDEWFANAGSQLAAAVWSVSPESNRVGLRLLGDPLRRAPEFEGQELTSEGVLTGAVQVPANGRPVIFLADHPTTGGYPVIGVVPAAHLAELAQARPGTRVRLRG